From a single Lolium rigidum isolate FL_2022 chromosome 7, APGP_CSIRO_Lrig_0.1, whole genome shotgun sequence genomic region:
- the LOC124669513 gene encoding cytosolic sulfotransferase 17-like: MAASPHDDGMAEIVISSLPLETRCPPFLLRQYGGFWIPEPFLPGVAAAQTRFKPRPSDVLLASFPKSGTTWLKALAFATLNRVKHPPRHPGHPLRRCNPHDCVKYLEWDDQGDVLEALPSPRLLATHIPYTLLPARVTAVDGGSGGRIVYICRDPKDALVSMWFFTKKKLADEAYTIEEAFELFCDSQAFYGPQWHHVAGYWEASQRRPEEVLFLRYEDMLRDPAGNVRKLAEFMGCGFSGEEEAAGVVQDIVEICSMASLKNMEGNKSGSQRNFRNGTFFRKGVAGDWSNHLTPAMAERLDKIAEEALRGSGFTFAATEST; encoded by the coding sequence ATGGCCGCGTCTCCTCACGACGACGGCATGGCCGAGATCGTGATCTCCTCGCTCCCGCTTGAGACACGGTGCCCGCCGTTCCTGCTCAGGCAGTACGGCGGCTTCTGGATACCCGAGCCGTTTCTCCCTGGCGTAGCCGCCGCACAGACGCGGTTCAAGCCGAGGCCGTCCGACGTCCTCCTCGCCAGCTTCCCCAAGTCCGGCACCACCTGGCTCAAGGCTCTGGCCTTCGCCACCCTCAACCGCGTCAAGCACCCGCCGCGTCATCCTGGCCACCCGCTCCGTCGTTGCAACCCCCACGACTGCGTGAAGTATTTGGAGTGGGATGACCAGGGCGACGTACTGGAGGCGCTCCCTTCGCCGCGACTGCTCGCTACGCACATTCCCTACACCCTCCTGCCGGCACGCGTCACGGCGGTGGACGGCGGGTCCGGCGGCCGGATCGTGTACATCTGCAGGGACCCCAAGGACGCGCTGGTGTCCATGTGGTTCTTCACCAAGAAGAAGCTCGCGGACGAAGCCTACACGATCGAGGAGGCGTTCGAGCTCTTCTGCGACAGCCAGGCCTTCTACGGGCCGCAGTGGCATCACGTCGCGGGGTACTGGGAGGCAAGCCAgaggcggccggaggaggtgCTGTTCCTCCGGTACGAAGACATGCTCCGTGACCCCGCGGGCAACGTGAGGAAGCTGGCGGAGTTCATGGGGtgcggcttctccggcgaggaAGAGGCGGCGGGGGTTGTGCAGGACATCGTGGAGATATGCAGCATGGCTTCCCTGAAGAACATGGAGGGGAACAAGAGTGGTTCTCAGAGAAACTTCAGGAATGGAACTTTCTTCCGGAAGGGGGTTGCCGGGGACTGGAGCAACCACTTGACGCCGGCGATGGCAGAGCGTCTGGACAAGATAGCCGAGGAAGCCCTGCGAGGATCGGGGTTCACGTTCGCCGCCACCGAGTCCACGTGA